CAGGCTCCATTGCAGCAGCGCAAAGCCGCTGACTAAGCTGACAGCCCAGATCACCAGGAGGAATAAGAGCGACAGCGGCCCGTACAGGCTCAAATAATATTCGCGTCGCCCTCCATTGTGGATCAGCTGGGCGGGACCACGCCACAACCACCAGCTCACCCGAAAAATCAGGCGCGCCAGCCGAAAGCGGCGAGAGATGCGGCGAGGCAGAACCACAGTCTCGAAAGCGTCTTGCAAGATAACGAGTATCAGTGCAACACTGAGGAAACCAACCAACCAGGGCATAACACCCTTCCTCCTCTCGTGATAAGCAAGAGAACATGAACAATGCCTGCTCTCAAGTGAAGCAACCCAGCTGGTCAATCAGCAAGGCTGTTTCAGGCTAGCCCATGCCAGAGGGAGACGTCAATGCCCCCTGATGCAGCCGGCTCCATTGCCAGCGAGTGGGCAGAGCGCGGGCAACAGCAACCAACTGCCTGCCCGTGGGGCAGACAGGTGAGGGGCAGCTCGCCTGTATTCGAGGCGGCTCGCTGCCCACGGCGAACTCCATTGACAAAGTGCCCGTCTCTCCTGTAATCTGTCTGGAGAGATAAAAAGGGCCTCTCTTCTCTGGCCTGCGCTTCGGATCGGAACGGGGGAGCCAAAGAGCAGGAAGAGCTGTCTCTGCTCTGTCCGTCGATCATGGTTACAGGTCGGAAATCAGCGAGCTTCGCTGTCTCGTCCCGCCTCCGCCGGGCTCCTTCATGGCCCAGGGAGGGATGCAGGAAGAAGGCAGCCACTACTCTAACGGAAGATGAGGGCGCTGAACGCTTGAGGGTGCTGAAGGAAAGAAAGCCAGCAAGTACAAGATGGAACTGCTGACCGGTATAGTGCTTAGCGGAGCACATGGCATTTATGAGGTCTATACCGATCAGGGCAAGCTGCGCTGCACACTCCGTGGCAAGCTGAAGAAAGCCTTCGCCGAAGCGGCCCGGGGACGCCCCGTACGTGGGAAAGTTACTGGCCCCCTGGCCCGCCAGCAGCGCGCAGAGGCAGAGATCGCAACGCTGCCTTCGCGTCTGAGCGTCGGTGATCGTGTCAAGGTGCGGCGGCTTGATGCGGAGACGGGCCTGATTGAGGAAGTCCTGCCACG
The DNA window shown above is from Thermogemmatispora onikobensis and carries:
- a CDS encoding potassium channel family protein; its protein translation is MPWLVGFLSVALILVILQDAFETVVLPRRISRRFRLARLIFRVSWWLWRGPAQLIHNGGRREYYLSLYGPLSLLFLLVIWAVSLVSGFALLQWSLGMTAHTPEQQVSLSTLFYFSGTTFFTLGLGDIAPAAGLPRLVTVIEAGTGFGFLALVLSYLPVIYQAFSRREASIAQLDAHAGSPPSALE